From Oryzias melastigma strain HK-1 linkage group LG15, ASM292280v2, whole genome shotgun sequence, one genomic window encodes:
- the LOC118599702 gene encoding oocyte zinc finger protein XlCOF6-like, protein MDGTTDGLLKFQMYLIITQKTLTGLRLSCVCVPAVLPQHWLIKDEDICNQQRNFRVEQNDPEPTQTKEELGEPELQQIKEEQEEQEPQQTKEEQEEPQTIQIKESYTLMEISTFEGHVFTESDGNNQQSFTVTDSQDEEGNQHKESTSTPDEETEPQNRDQRKRRDRSHVQSVASSHMSESQCDSDVSKKFRKATLVKTTKQSHKEKRLSHIKSGKGTRTAHKMSAHMETKSDEGAYVCKECGKNFGSWFKFRTHITTHPREKTFSCKECDKHFSHLSYLKTHMRTHRGEKPLCGKECDRSTNQRTSLKAHMRTRITEKLFTCKECDRSFSRVFNLKKHMMIHTGEKPFTCKECDRSFSQIYNLKKHMRTHTGEKPFTCKECNRSFSQMSALKTHMTTHTGEKPFTCQECDRSFSRVSYLKKHMIIHTGEKPFTCKECDRSFSQISTLISHIRTHTGEKPFPCQECDRSFCRVSALKQHMRTHTGEKPFTCKECDRSFTQVSSLKTHMTTHTVEKPFTCKECDKSFSQIYTLKTHMRIHTGEKPFTCKECDRSFSQISTLKTHMTTHTGEKPFTCQECDRSFSHISTLKTHMITHTGEKPFTCKECDRSFSRISSLKTHMKTHTGEKPFTCKECNRSFSLISTLRIHMRTHTGEKPFTCKECDRSFSRISNLKTHMRTHTGEKPFTCKECDMGFCQLYHLKSHIRTHTGEKPFSL, encoded by the coding sequence ATGGACGGTACGACTGATGGACTTCTAAAGTTTCAAATGTATTtgataataacacaaaaaacattaacaggTCTCAgactttcttgtgtttgtgtccctgcagtcctcccccagcattgGTTGATAAAAGATGAAGATatctgcaaccagcagaggaacttcagagtggaACAGAATGATCCAGAACCTACACAGACAAAAGAGGAACTGGGGGAACCAGAACTTCAACAGAtaaaagaggagcaggaagaacaAGAACCTCAACAGACtaaggaggagcaggaggaaccacAAACTATACAGATTAAAGAAAGTTATACCCTGATGGAGATTTCTACTTTTGAGGGACATGTTTTTACAGAATCAGatggaaacaatcagcagagctttactgtaactgatagtcaggatgaagaaggaaaccaacataaagaatcaacatcaactccagatgaagagacagagccacagaacagagatcagaggaagagaagagacagaagtcatgtccaaagtgtggccagctctcacatgtcagaaagtcagtgtgactctgatgtTAGTAAAAAGTTCAGGAAAGCAACTTTGGTTAAGACAACCAAACAATCCCATAAAGAAAAGAGACTTTCGCATATCAAGTCTGGTAAAGGAACAAGAACTGCTCATAAGATGTCTGCCCATATGGAAACTAAGTCTGATGAAGGAGCTTATGTCTGTAAAGAATGTGGTAAAAATTTTGGCTCGTGGTTCAAATTTAGAACTCACATTACAACTCACCCAAGAGAgaagactttttcttgtaaagaatgtgataaacaTTTTAGCCATTTATCttatctcaaaacacacatgagaactcacaggGGAGAGAAACCTCTCTGtggtaaagaatgtgataggAGTACTAATCAAAGAACTTCCCTCAaagcacacatgagaactcgTATAACAGAGAAGCTTTttacttgtaaagaatgtgacagaagttttagtcgagtttttaatctgaaaaaacacatgatgattcatacaggagagaagccttttacgtgtaaagaatgtgacagaagttttagtcaaatttataatctcaaaaaacacatgagaactcatacaggagagaagccttttacgtgtaaagaatgtaacagaagttttagtcaaatgtctgctctcaaaacacacatgacaactcatacaggagagaagccttttacgtgtcaagaatgtgacagaagttttagtcgaGTTTCTtatctcaaaaaacacatgatcattcatacaggagagaagccttttacgtgtaaagaatgtgacagaagttttagtcaaatatctacTCTCATATCACACataagaactcatacaggagagaagccttttccatgtcaagaatgtgacagaagtttttgtCGAGTTTCTGCTCTCAAacaacacatgagaactcatacaggagagaagccttttacgtgtaaagaatgtgacagaagttttactCAAGTTTCtagtctcaaaacacacatgacaaCTCATACAGTagagaagccttttacatgtaaagaatgtgacaaaagttttagtcaaatttatactctcaaaacacacatgagaattcatacaggagagaagccttttacgtgtaaagaatgtgacagaagttttagtcaaatatctactctcaaaacacacatgacaactcatacaggagagaagccttttacgtgtcaagaatgtgacagaagttttagtcacatATCTActcttaaaacacacatgataACTCATACAGGGGAGAAGCCTTTTACAtgcaaagaatgtgacagaagttttagtcgaaTATCTtctctcaaaacacacatgaaaactcatacaggagagaagcctttcacATGCAAAGAATGTAACAGAAGTTTTAGTCTAATATCTACTCTCAGaatacacatgagaactcatacaggagagaagccttttacgtgtaaagaatgtgacagaagctTTAGTCGAATATctaatctcaaaacacacatgagaactcatactggagagaagccttttacgtgtaaagaatgtgatatgGGTTTTTGTCAACTATATCATCTTAAATCACACAttagaactcacacaggagaaaagccctttTCCCTGTAA